Proteins from a single region of Chryseobacterium sp. T16E-39:
- a CDS encoding Crp/Fnr family transcriptional regulator — MQRLREHIEEIIPVSDKEFEYIKTFFTVKNVRKNQFLIHESDEVKFEFLVLDGIYKVFYIDENGKEHIVQFAKKNWWMTDYIGFFKQKNATMFVECLKDGEVVCLTLEGREKLAAEFHKMEHFFRVKLTNGYIALQQRITLLLSSTPQQRYEEFSRLYPDLILDIPKKYVAEYLGVSRETLSRLYSNSNKL; from the coding sequence ATGCAAAGATTACGAGAACATATTGAAGAAATAATACCCGTTAGTGATAAGGAGTTTGAGTATATCAAAACATTTTTCACGGTGAAAAATGTACGCAAAAATCAATTTCTGATTCATGAAAGTGATGAAGTGAAATTTGAATTCTTAGTTTTAGACGGAATCTACAAGGTTTTTTATATTGATGAAAATGGAAAAGAACATATTGTACAGTTTGCAAAAAAGAACTGGTGGATGACCGATTATATAGGATTCTTTAAACAAAAAAATGCAACAATGTTTGTGGAATGTTTAAAAGACGGTGAAGTAGTATGCCTCACACTTGAAGGAAGGGAAAAATTGGCTGCCGAGTTTCATAAAATGGAACATTTTTTCAGAGTAAAACTAACCAATGGATATATAGCTCTACAACAAAGAATCACACTTTTACTGTCCAGTACTCCACAACAGCGGTATGAAGAGTTTTCCAGATTATATCCTGATCTCATCCTCGATATCCCTAAGAAATATGTTGCGGAATATCTTGGAGTAAGCAGAGAAACATTAAGCAGGCTCTATAGCAACAGCAATAAACTTTAA
- a CDS encoding type 1 glutamine amidotransferase domain-containing protein: MKPKILIIVSNASSIGSGNRRTGTFLSEVAHPYEEFSKADYQIDFASLTGETPYLDALNLANDPDNLKFLTGTGWSDMQKGVQLSDVNSDEYDAVFIPGGLAPMVDMPEAPLLKKLIAEVYERNGVIGAVCHGPVSLLNVKLSDGSYLVHGKNITSFTTEEEDNYAREDVPFDLQIALTEQGAIFHAAEPWSANSLVDENLVTGQNPASAKGVGEKIVAILESKKA; encoded by the coding sequence ATGAAACCAAAAATATTAATCATTGTATCCAATGCTAGCTCAATAGGATCAGGAAACAGAAGAACCGGAACTTTTTTATCAGAAGTAGCGCATCCTTATGAAGAATTTTCAAAAGCAGATTATCAGATAGATTTTGCAAGCTTAACAGGCGAAACACCCTATCTGGATGCTTTAAACTTAGCCAATGATCCTGATAATCTAAAATTCCTCACCGGAACCGGATGGTCGGATATGCAAAAAGGAGTTCAATTATCTGATGTAAACAGTGATGAATATGATGCTGTTTTTATTCCAGGAGGCTTAGCTCCCATGGTAGATATGCCAGAAGCTCCCCTTCTTAAGAAGTTGATCGCTGAAGTATATGAAAGAAATGGTGTGATCGGAGCTGTATGTCATGGTCCCGTATCCCTTCTTAATGTAAAATTAAGTGATGGAAGTTATTTGGTACATGGCAAAAATATAACTTCATTTACAACTGAAGAAGAAGATAATTACGCCCGGGAGGATGTTCCTTTTGATCTTCAGATTGCTTTAACTGAACAAGGAGCCATTTTTCATGCAGCTGAGCCTTGGTCTGCTAATAGCCTTGTTGATGAAAACCTTGTCACTGGACAGAATCCGGCCTCTGCAAAAGGTGTTGGTGAAAAAATAGTGGCAATTTTAGAATCTAAAAAAGCATAG
- a CDS encoding DUF421 domain-containing protein codes for MNSILDVVVRSLCVYLFMVIAIRLFGKNQLSQLNAGDVVLLLLISNAVQNAMVGPDTSLQGGLIAALVLFAANFIVKRLMFSNRSFETFMEEDPVILIRDGKVDEKALNKVKITKDELEEAIREHGVEKIENVKLSILEVDGNISVVSEDNQTKQTHYSRIKRKNKRKYQ; via the coding sequence GTGAATTCTATCCTAGATGTTGTAGTCCGCTCACTCTGCGTTTACCTGTTCATGGTTATTGCAATTCGTTTATTTGGGAAAAATCAGCTTTCTCAGCTTAATGCAGGAGATGTGGTTTTACTGCTTCTTATTTCTAATGCAGTACAGAATGCAATGGTAGGTCCTGATACTTCATTACAGGGAGGTCTTATTGCGGCATTGGTCCTTTTTGCTGCTAACTTTATAGTAAAAAGATTAATGTTTTCAAACCGTTCATTCGAAACATTTATGGAAGAAGATCCTGTAATTTTAATAAGAGATGGAAAAGTGGATGAAAAAGCCCTTAATAAGGTTAAAATTACCAAGGATGAACTGGAGGAAGCAATCAGGGAACATGGAGTTGAAAAGATAGAAAATGTAAAGTTATCTATTCTGGAGGTTGATGGAAATATCAGTGTGGTTTCAGAAGATAATCAAACGAAACAAACTCACTATTCAAGAATAAAAAGAAAGAATAAAAGAAAATATCAATAA
- a CDS encoding putative quinol monooxygenase yields the protein MSQKEVYVYAKWKVKEGNLPTVLNIMKEVAQKSSQEEGNLFYKLHQSQPDENLLILFEGYINEDAVEIHRNSEYFKKLVLEQIVPLLDSREVILMNKVL from the coding sequence ATGAGTCAGAAAGAAGTGTATGTATATGCCAAATGGAAAGTAAAAGAAGGAAATTTACCTACTGTATTGAATATTATGAAAGAGGTTGCCCAGAAAAGCTCTCAGGAAGAAGGTAACTTATTTTATAAACTTCATCAGAGCCAGCCAGATGAAAACCTTTTGATTTTATTTGAAGGGTACATCAACGAAGATGCCGTAGAAATACATCGTAATTCCGAATATTTTAAAAAATTAGTTTTGGAGCAGATTGTCCCATTGCTTGACAGTAGAGAGGTTATTCTTATGAATAAAGTTTTATAA
- a CDS encoding bacteriocin-like protein gives MNNLKKLNKQELKSVYGGQPKKYCVYCERLNQTVCSEVPIAQCP, from the coding sequence ATGAACAATTTAAAGAAACTTAACAAGCAGGAATTGAAATCGGTATATGGTGGACAGCCAAAAAAGTACTGTGTATACTGTGAAAGATTAAATCAAACGGTTTGCAGCGAAGTTCCAATTGCTCAATGTCCGTAA
- a CDS encoding DUF4286 family protein, with amino-acid sequence MSVLSITFHCTKNNLEEWENYMEETLVLMTENLMDVNKYILSEVHTDYIDEGKNYNLLLIFDNDDLRTDFIESELLNITERVEKQFGQEVMIFNTFLNPKKSRL; translated from the coding sequence ATGAGCGTATTAAGTATAACTTTCCACTGCACAAAAAACAATCTTGAAGAATGGGAAAATTATATGGAGGAGACTTTGGTTTTAATGACTGAAAACCTAATGGATGTCAACAAATATATTCTTTCTGAAGTGCACACCGACTATATTGACGAAGGTAAAAATTACAATCTCTTACTGATCTTTGATAATGATGATCTTCGGACAGACTTTATTGAAAGTGAACTTCTAAATATTACCGAGAGAGTAGAAAAACAGTTTGGGCAGGAAGTTATGATTTTCAACACATTTTTGAATCCAAAAAAGTCCAGATTATAA
- a CDS encoding GNAT family N-acetyltransferase, translated as MNYEIREMLPGDEVRVLEIFQQGIDGGIATFETEAPNREVWNTEFFNDCRWILENEDNEVVGWAALKPVSKRECFKGVAEVSIYFDSNYQGKGLGSVLLKKMILDSEYHGFWTLQSNIFPENEASIKFHQKNGFRTVGVRKKVGKLNGEWKDLVMLEKRSETVGFD; from the coding sequence ATGAACTACGAGATCAGAGAAATGCTTCCGGGTGATGAAGTGCGTGTGTTAGAAATATTTCAGCAGGGAATTGATGGTGGAATTGCAACTTTTGAAACAGAGGCTCCGAATAGGGAGGTGTGGAATACCGAATTTTTTAACGATTGCAGGTGGATATTGGAAAATGAAGATAATGAGGTAGTGGGCTGGGCTGCTTTGAAGCCGGTAAGCAAAAGGGAATGTTTTAAGGGAGTCGCTGAGGTAAGTATCTATTTTGATTCTAATTATCAGGGAAAGGGTTTAGGCTCGGTTTTACTTAAAAAGATGATTTTAGATAGCGAATACCATGGATTCTGGACTCTGCAGTCTAATATATTTCCCGAAAATGAAGCATCTATCAAATTTCATCAGAAAAATGGATTCAGAACGGTAGGTGTCCGTAAAAAAGTAGGAAAACTGAACGGAGAATGGAAGGATCTGGTGATGCTTGAAAAGAGAAGTGAAACAGTTGGGTTTGACTAG
- the uvrA gene encoding excinuclease ABC subunit UvrA yields MSKSTEYIEIYGAREHNLKNINVKIPRNELVVITGLSGSGKSSLAFDTIFAEGQRRYIETFSAYARQFLGGLERPDVDKIEGLSPVIAIEQKTTNKNPRSTVGTVTELYDYLRLLYARVSDAYSISTGKRLVSYTEDQILETIKENYKGEKIMLMAPVVRSRKGHYHELFVQMAKKGYGQARIDGELQDIEYDLKLDRYKTHDIDIVIDRWIIGESASEGRMEKSLRTAMEMGEGIIGIQKLGSTDIEYFSKNLMDAETGHSLALPEPNTFSFNSPKGSCPDCKGLGTIKKINTDYFVDNPKLSINQGGLLPLEDIKSNKWILAQIKNILEIFGLGLTTPMKDIPAEALDYMYYGCHKEFNKDLKYAGITKKIKISFDGLIPFMEEIIDEKESYEGVLLERHFTTEETCPECNGTRLQPSSLSFKIDGKNIAEVNGLSLSDLKDWLHDVKDKFSEKNKIIAYEILKEIETRLQFLLDVGLDYLSLSRSSKTLSGGESQRIRLATQIGSQLVNVLYILDEPSIGLHQRDNERLINSLKNLRDIGNSVLVVEHDKDMILEADEVLDIGPRAGKFGGEILWQGKPKDLLKADTITADYINGKRKIEIPAERRKGNGKSIVLKGATGNNLKNVTLDIPLGKLVVVTGISGSGKSSLINGTLYPILNKHFYRAVQEPLPYKKIEGLENIDKIVDVDQAPIGRTPRSNPATYTGMFTDIRNLFAELPESKIRGYKPGRFSFNVKGGRCETCQGGGLKVIEMNFLPDVYVHCETCNGKRFNRETLEVRYKGKSISDVLDMTIDEAVDFFQPIPKIFSRVKTLQDVGLGYITMGQQSTTLSGGEAQRIKLATELAKRQTGNTLYILDEPTTGLHFEDVKILMDAINQLVELGNSFIIIEHNMDVIKLADHIIDVGPEGGKHGGQIVAQGTPEEIIKSKKSLTGQFLKKEF; encoded by the coding sequence ATGAGTAAATCAACAGAATATATAGAAATTTACGGCGCACGCGAGCACAATCTTAAAAATATAAATGTCAAAATTCCACGTAATGAATTGGTGGTGATTACAGGGCTTTCCGGTAGTGGAAAATCGTCATTAGCTTTTGATACTATTTTTGCAGAAGGGCAGCGTCGTTATATAGAAACTTTTTCTGCTTATGCACGTCAGTTTTTAGGTGGTTTAGAACGTCCGGATGTAGATAAGATCGAAGGGCTATCACCAGTAATTGCCATCGAGCAGAAGACTACGAATAAAAACCCACGTTCCACGGTAGGAACTGTCACTGAACTCTATGATTATCTTCGTTTGCTGTATGCGAGGGTTTCTGATGCCTATTCAATATCTACAGGAAAGAGATTGGTTAGCTATACAGAAGATCAGATTCTTGAAACGATTAAAGAGAATTATAAAGGGGAAAAGATTATGCTGATGGCTCCGGTTGTCCGTTCGAGGAAAGGACACTATCATGAACTTTTCGTGCAGATGGCAAAGAAAGGATATGGGCAGGCAAGAATTGATGGTGAATTGCAGGATATTGAATATGACCTAAAACTTGACCGTTACAAAACCCATGATATTGATATCGTTATCGACCGGTGGATCATTGGAGAGAGTGCTTCTGAAGGCAGAATGGAAAAATCGCTGAGGACTGCAATGGAAATGGGGGAAGGGATTATAGGTATTCAAAAACTGGGAAGTACGGATATTGAGTACTTTTCAAAAAATTTAATGGATGCTGAAACAGGGCATTCGTTAGCACTACCGGAACCGAATACTTTTTCATTTAATTCTCCAAAGGGGAGCTGTCCGGATTGTAAGGGGCTGGGAACTATAAAAAAAATAAATACGGATTATTTTGTGGATAATCCAAAGTTATCAATCAATCAGGGAGGGTTATTGCCATTGGAAGATATTAAATCTAACAAATGGATTTTAGCACAGATCAAAAATATTCTTGAAATCTTTGGTCTGGGATTAACGACTCCAATGAAAGATATTCCTGCAGAAGCTCTAGACTATATGTACTATGGCTGTCATAAAGAATTTAATAAAGATCTTAAATATGCTGGAATCACCAAGAAAATAAAGATCAGCTTTGATGGACTGATTCCTTTTATGGAGGAAATTATTGATGAGAAGGAATCTTATGAAGGTGTTTTGCTGGAAAGACATTTCACTACGGAAGAAACCTGTCCTGAATGCAATGGAACCCGTCTGCAGCCATCAAGCTTAAGTTTTAAAATTGATGGTAAAAATATTGCTGAAGTCAATGGTTTAAGTTTATCAGACTTAAAAGACTGGTTGCATGATGTTAAAGATAAATTTTCAGAAAAGAATAAGATCATAGCTTATGAAATTCTAAAAGAAATTGAAACTAGACTTCAGTTCTTATTAGATGTAGGCTTAGATTATTTAAGTTTAAGCAGAAGCTCGAAAACACTTTCCGGAGGAGAATCCCAAAGAATCCGTCTTGCAACACAGATTGGATCACAGTTGGTGAATGTTCTTTATATCCTGGATGAACCCAGTATAGGACTCCATCAGAGAGATAATGAAAGGCTGATCAATTCACTTAAAAATCTGAGAGATATCGGAAATTCAGTCTTGGTTGTGGAACATGATAAAGATATGATCCTTGAGGCTGATGAGGTTTTGGATATTGGACCCAGAGCTGGAAAGTTTGGTGGTGAAATTCTATGGCAGGGAAAACCAAAGGATTTATTGAAAGCGGACACTATAACAGCAGACTATATCAACGGAAAAAGAAAAATTGAAATTCCGGCTGAAAGAAGAAAAGGAAATGGCAAAAGCATAGTTTTAAAAGGTGCTACAGGAAATAACCTTAAAAATGTAACCCTTGATATTCCTTTAGGGAAATTGGTGGTAGTAACGGGGATCTCCGGAAGTGGAAAGTCTTCATTAATCAATGGAACGCTATATCCAATCCTTAATAAGCATTTTTACAGAGCGGTTCAGGAGCCTTTACCTTATAAGAAAATAGAAGGGCTGGAAAACATAGATAAAATCGTGGATGTAGATCAGGCACCGATTGGTAGGACACCTAGATCAAATCCGGCAACGTATACCGGTATGTTTACAGACATCAGGAATCTTTTTGCTGAATTACCGGAAAGTAAGATTCGTGGTTACAAGCCAGGTAGATTCTCTTTCAATGTAAAAGGAGGAAGATGTGAAACATGTCAGGGTGGAGGACTGAAAGTGATCGAAATGAACTTCCTGCCGGATGTTTATGTACATTGCGAAACCTGCAACGGAAAACGATTCAACAGGGAAACCCTTGAAGTTCGTTACAAAGGGAAATCTATCTCTGATGTATTGGACATGACAATTGATGAAGCAGTAGATTTCTTTCAACCTATTCCTAAAATTTTCAGCAGGGTAAAGACCTTACAAGATGTTGGTTTAGGATATATCACAATGGGACAGCAGTCTACAACGCTTTCCGGAGGGGAAGCTCAGCGTATTAAACTGGCTACGGAACTGGCTAAAAGGCAAACCGGAAATACACTTTATATTCTGGATGAACCAACTACAGGTTTGCATTTTGAAGATGTAAAGATCTTGATGGATGCAATCAATCAATTGGTAGAACTAGGAAATTCATTCATTATTATTGAACACAATATGGATGTAATTAAATTAGCTGATCATATTATTGATGTGGGTCCTGAAGGAGGAAAGCATGGTGGACAAATCGTAGCTCAGGGAACTCCTGAGGAAATTATAAAATCTAAGAAAAGCTTAACAGGACAGTTTTTGAAAAAGGAATTTTAA